Part of the Lycium ferocissimum isolate CSIRO_LF1 chromosome 6, AGI_CSIRO_Lferr_CH_V1, whole genome shotgun sequence genome, aattgactagtataaccatagaatttgatgaattccttGTTATTAAGCTTATTTCATCCATTATTAGTGGTTAATTTGAGGATTGAAGCATTaaggttcatacccaaatttgggggttttactttaaatttgaattaggcttgatcttgagttgttttagcaaTTGACTAGTGGGTTTGATCAAGTAgagcttgaattgcatgttctatctttcaatttcccattttaccgTTGTGaccccgttttcccaaattccttgggttagaatttgacctaactagaagtatagcaatatgggtatcgttattCGCGGTTTTTAACATAGAATTtgattatgaatagactttgagtaccTGGAGGCTCTACAAATGGCCAAGGCTAATATGTGATGATTGGTGGCTCCTGTTCGACTTTataggtaggttacggcttagctttttgttagacttcgattagcgggTCATATGTAGAGTTCGTGATTGTTGAGAAAGCATGTAATccttcgggtataaagttggggtggaatacttaggttggtattattgttgattatgGTTTACCGCCTTATTGTGTTTTATTGAGTTGTGCTTATTCATGAGTTGTTGGCTTGTCGCCACGTGATTTATTATAGAATTGATGCTTAGTGATTACTTATGTGCCGGAAAGCATATTTATCATGATTGAGGTTGTTGGGAAGCAAAGAAaggttatgatattgatattgtgagtgAGATNNNNNNNNNNNNNNNNNNNNNNNNNNNNNNNNNNNNNNNNNNNNNNNNNNNNNNNNNNNNNNNNNNNNNNNNNNNNNNNNNNNNNNNNNNNNNNNNNNNNCCCGGTCTTATAAGGGTTCCAAATCGGAGCGGTTCTAATACCAGAAAATGGGCAACACTACCCATTGGACACAAAGCTCACATTCCACTTTACTAACAATATGGCTGAATATGAAGCTTGCATTCTAGGCCTCGAGAATGACATTTGGacatgatataaatgaattatCGGTCATCGGAGATTCGACTTCTTGATCTACCAAGTACAAGGCGAATAGGCCTGGCTATGACAAAATCTTGCCATATGTAAATTTGGAACAAAGGTTATGTAAGAAATTCAGAAAAATTGAGTTCCAACACACCCCAAGAGCTCAGAATGAGTTTGCCGATGCATTGGCCACAATAGCATCAATAATCCAGCACCCCGAAAGCAGTCACATTGACCCTCTAGAGATAAGTCTGAAAAAAGAACATGCCTACTGTTGCCACATGGAAGCAGAGCTAGATGGAAAACCATGGAACAGTGACATCAAAATGTACCTAAAAAATAGGAATATCCCGAAGGCATCACAAGTGGACAGAAGAAGACCATCAAAAGAATGGCCAATGGTTTCTTCCCGAACAAAGAGGTGTTGTACAAACAAACACCAGATTTGGGATTACTCCGATGCGTAGACGCCGGCGAAGCCACCAAACTTCTGGAAAAGGTACATGCTGGGACCCCATATGAACGGATTTGTGCTAGCCAAGAAGATTCTCCGAGCCGGATACTACTGGATGACAATGGAAAGTGACTGCTGCAAATTCGTGCAGAAATGCCATCAGTGTCAAATCCACAGTGATTTAATCAAAGTCGCACCAATTGAGCTCAATGCTATGAGCTTACCGTGGCCCCTCGTTGCTTGGGTATGGACGTCATTAGACCCATTGAACCCGTCGCTTCAAATGGGCACCGATTCATTTTAGTCGCCATTGACTATTTCACCAGATAGGTGGAAGCAACGTTACACAAGTTAGTGACAAAGAAAGTAGTGGCCGACTTTGTGCAGAACAATATCATATGTCGATTCGGTATACCTGAGTCCATCATAACTGACAATAGAGGAAATTTGAACAACCACTTGATAAAGGATATCTGTGAGCAATTCAAGATCTCCCACCAAAATTCAACATCTTATCGGTCAGAGATGAATGGAGCTGTAGAAgcagccaacaagaatatcaagaggatattgaACAAAATGACAGATAACTACAAAGGATGGCAAGAGCAGTTGCCATATGCCTTACTGGGATACCGTACCATAGCAAGAACTTCAACAGGGGAAACACCCTATTTATTGGTCTACGGTACTGAAGCGGTCATACCTGCCGAAGTCGAGATACCTTTTTTAAGGATCATCCAAGAAGCAGAATTGGACAATGCGGAATGGGTCCGAGCCCGATATGAGCAGCTCGCTTTAATTGATGAAAAGAGGATGGTTGTCGTATTCCATGGTCAACTATACCGACAAAGGATGGCGAGAGCCTTCAACAAATGAGTCAGGACTCGACTTTTCCAAATTGGGCAAATGGTGCTCAAAAGAATTTTCC contains:
- the LOC132060455 gene encoding uncharacterized protein LOC132060455, coding for MANGFFPNKEVLYKQTPDLGLLRCVDAGEATKLLEKKCHQCQIHSDLIKVAPIELNAMSLPWPLVAWVEATLHKLVTKKVVADFVQNNIICRFGIPESIITDNRGNLNNHLIKDICEQFKISHQNSTSYRSEMNGAVEAANKNIKRILNKMTDNYKGWQEQLPYALLGYRTIARTSTGETPYLLVYGTEAVIPAEVEIPFLRIIQEAELDNAEWVRARYEQLALIDEKRMVVVFHGQLYRQRMARAFNK